The following nucleotide sequence is from Trichoplusia ni isolate ovarian cell line Hi5 unplaced genomic scaffold, tn1 tig00000744, whole genome shotgun sequence.
CCTAAGATGATTTCTTGATGAAGAACATTGGCAATTATGATCCTACTAAGCATATTCTTACCTAAAGATATTAAGCAAGGGTCAATTGAAGACTTTATCCCAACTAGCTTTTATAATGAGGAATCCAAATGAAACTCATCAAAGTGGTATACCAAAAGTACAAAACATGTATTTCTCCTTTCATTAACAAGTACAGCTTATTGAACtcagtaaaatttataaaatcgttaacgtcaataggGAACGaacaaatgtatggaaatgacgtTTCCTTAAGTCACGTGACTGACGTGTTAGCAAACGTTCGAATGTTTAGAGATGAGTCTCCAAACATTTGAAGGTTTGCCACCGCTAACCACTATTGAAATATTGCCTAGAGAGGCGTGAATAAATGTTGTCAGAAATCTTACTGTTCTAaaagaaatatcaataaaaatacaatattcgaTCAAAGATCTcttcaataacaatattgaagAGATCTATGATCTCAGCTCCATTCgcatataatatattgtatacaAGGTAAATAATTACATCCTTATTTGTATAGAAACTACATTATAAAAAGCTTAGTTACTTATGTGTAGTTCCTACAATACaatagtcataaaaataatagtggCACACAAGATTGTTACATATTGATCAATAGGTAAATATAGtatggtataaaaatataatatctgtatcggtttattttgatagtattttTGGGTCCGGAAACTAGTCGGaaaaccccgataaatacgcgtgagtaaaccgttgcatcatttaataatgtatcggTATATTGAAACTTTTACTTTAAACAATCCATGTTTGTTAATCTTAATGCCTAGCCCTTAATCAATATAAGTACACTGCTGGGTCCCAGCTGTTTTGAAATCTCTACAAGGACTACATAGGAAGCGCtgtatttcacatttattagttacctaaattataaatagcgtaATAATCTATATTAAAAGTATCATTAACCTACATTAATAAAAGGAAGTCctcatttgttttatgaattttgtaaACTTGTAATTGTCAACGATTATAATCCATTTCGCACCAAATAGATCGTTTTAAATGAACTTCAAATATATGTTTTCATAATCTCACCTTACCTCTTGATGATCATTACCTGCGTTTATTGcgctttttatttgaattcataATCATATTATACTTAACATAATCTCAACTCCACATGAGTAGTGAATGTAGAATTAACAGGTGACATgtataacaaaaaaggtttcagtAGAAAACAACAATGCCACTATTGTAAGGCATTCAAGTAGCCATTAGAAATGCCACAAAGTAGAAATGATATATGCAGCTCTATGCTACACAACGTCTTCCACACCGACATAGAGAATTTGACAAAATCTAATagtataaatctgtttagtccgtcagaccgatttccaaaaaatattggatcaCTATAAATTAAGGGagataaaaagtgtttaattatGGTCGGGGACGATAAAAAcctcacttgctagtaaaaccttacttgtaagtgacgtcacccgagattttaaatcactgtaacaccttaattttgtgtttacgagataaaagagaAAGCACGtgtcgaaaaaatatttctttgtcaaACACCCtattatcttttaaaagtaGTGGAAAAACCTCAGTTagattcttttctttttaacgaCGGTCACAGTTATCTTTTACTCACATAAAGTACATGATTAATAATCACACTGCCTCGTGTGGTTTTCTGATGATTGACAGATAATAAGTGCAATGTAggaagtttttaatatttaggtactaTTCAGAATTAACGTTTTATCAaccaaaaatatcaaacatgtGAATTGTTAATTAACGTTTAACAGATAATACACGTCTTGTTTTGaaactttcttgtttttctACGAAAccgaaaatatacatatattcggtttcgtttttttttattataatttcatacgAAATTGTAAAATTCTTCATAAATagaatacatatttatcatacaaaaatacattcttaCAAATGCAGACTCTCTAAAATACACTTGACAATATCTTTTAACTCCTTCATTTTCATTCACAATAGAAAGTTTCCAAAGAGCTTTTACATCGTTTTCTACAACATTTAAGGCATCGCAAATCAGGACGAAACTGTTTCGAGTATACGTCTAGTTACTAAACCATTCCGAGCTTATAAATAGGTTATTTCCATCTATAACACGATATAATTCTTTCCAAGGCATTCCCTTTACATAAACGTTACAAACTTAATGACTAGAGCAAGCGTCACTTATAAAGAAGAATAAGTATCACTAGCGAGAGATGTGTGTGACAACTTATAtgtgaaacaattgaaattcaGGAGGCCTACCACCATGTCTTTGACGTTagaacgtaaaaaaaataatgaaactagactctctcttctacaactgcaCTTTCAGAATTGGTGATAGATCTCCGCGACGAAATACTAATCATAGTTCCTCCCAGTTTCTCTTGCATAGTATTGGTCAGTTTGTGGAACAATAcacttaacatatttatatgcCGCGATAATGACGGTTGGCTAAGAACGTACTCATAAAGTACAGGAATGCTTGCACGAGTCCCATGAtctgaaacagaaaaaataatttaattaataacatcacATTAGATCTGAAAgaattttttacatattatttaacaataacctTCCAAGAGCTAACACACATTTACTCTacgaaaataacaaacaattattttttttttactaagaatGATTTAATTCTGTATTTAGTGTTTGTAATCATCTATATAACTTTCTAATGAATATCTATCACTGTTTATATAAGGCGGGGGTCAATTTTACCGTTCccgtaaggaaccctaaaagcATGAGTTAtctgtcaaatgttttttttttatcaattaaactTTTCTCTTTAATCTGGCTAATGGTAGATTGTAAAGATAATGGCAGTGATAATTAATAGATACAAGAAATACATTTTCGTGAGAGGCGGcgcttaaaatttaattaatttcagtgtTAGCACTTTATTCTCTTTCATTAGATAAATTGGGTATTCTTTCACAATAAGGAATTTCATAGCTGCTTGTTTTTTTGGGATTACAAAGATCTGAGTACCATGCGCAAAGACAACCGGGCTCTGGAAAAGCACTCGTGGGTCACACAACGGCATATTCTATCCAGGGATCAAACCCGCGGACCTTCCCGCTCATTGTTGTTTATGAGATGCTTTAAACGTATGTAACAACGAGATATAACTTACGGCAGCCGCAAAGTATGGTTCGTAGCCCCTTCTGTAGTAGTTGTTCTTCTGGTGGTTTACTTCTATAAGAAGCGTGAGCCCAGCACACAGGTACAATACGAACGCCACTCCGTGATATATTAACtcctgaaataaaataaagcttagGTAAGACGATTTTAAGGTTAAGCCTCAGAATAAACATACTCTttcttgttaataattattgtcaGATCCCTTTTACCCATAGTCATGGTTGTTCCGATATAATTCAAACTAAATCAGGATCACATACAACGATTTATCTTCCAAAAAGGTGGGTATTCTGAAGGATTTCCACTCctaacaaaaatgaaaaggaTCCTATCATCATCCCGTGTTTGCAGGTATTTGAGGTATTGTGCAGAAAACATCCGACTAAATGTCCGCAGTACCAGTTAATGTAAACACAGCGGTCATGCACTCGGTGCGCTTACCTCTCGGCATTATATTTACAAACGCCTTTCAAGAAATTAGCAATCCGCTCGTGATTGTATTCAAAACATGATTTATGACTTCTGACTCGAAGCGCAAACTGAACTCATTGCTATGTGCTAGTCGCCTAAGACGTAATTTAGCACTCTTTTAGAATATGGAAGAAAGCCTACGTTTTTAATAcatgtaatgtaataatactaaaaatagcGAAATATTCAGAAGTTtctaaactttctttttttgcgGTCGACTATCGTAATAGAATAGAACATATATTTATTCCATTAGTGACGTAAGATGCTCTAAGTCACCTTCATTTAGATTGACGAATACAAATGCAGGAAGTCTCTTTCCTGGTTTCGaatttatacaatacaattatcaCATAAATCATGACAAAACCGACAAAATTAGAAATGAGCGTATTCAAATAGATAAAATACTAGTTAACTATGCTGATTGAAACTTacatatattgtttttgataaaatagaaGCTGTTGACATGGACAAGAGGCACGCTAATAGTATGCAGAATGTGCCGATGAGGAAGGTGACAGCAATCAGTAGGAAAAACAGTTCGGCCTTGCCATTGATGACCGAGTAGCCGCCGTAGTCCATGTAGTAGCCCACCACGCCGACACAGGCCGCTCCCAGCAACTGAAACATAAAACAGTCACCCGCTACTTAATCTTCAGATACATCAAGCTTATGAAGAGCTCAGGTCTGTGGGTTGCTTTTCGgacttacttttaaatttatcatttgATCCAAATCGCAGCTgcttaaagtattataaactgaataaaaaaccatttttgtGGCTTTTGCCGAGTTCTCTTTATAGGAATAGATATTTTGGGAGTATAGGTAACCTAGtgtgtaaaatattaacaatatataGAATCTAAACTTTCTTCAAAAAATCCAGTGTAT
It contains:
- the LOC113507150 gene encoding uncharacterized protein LOC113507150 isoform X4 translates to MSHSVTITRTTVATTRSTMYDNTGYLCTMPGFLKLAQLLLGAACVGVVGYYMDYGGYSVINGKAELFFLLIAVTFLIGTFCILLACLLSMSTASILSKTIYELIYHGVAFVLYLCAGLTLLIEVNHQKNNYYRRGYEPYFAAAIMGLVQAFLYFMSTFLANRHYRGI